The genomic region AAGTTTTCGGCCGTCTTTTAAAACTTTGCCGGTTTTTAAGACGGCCGATTTTTTTTGCCGAGCATTTTCCCCGCTCAGGTTCAGCCTGTCATAGCGGCTCATCGTCAGCTGCCGCCGCCTTGTGTTCCGCAGTTTTTTCGCACCCGTACGGTTCCGGCGCGGTTGTCTGCGCTGCATCCCGCGCAAACTCATGTTGCACGGAATATTGCCCTGTATAAGATATCCGATGCTATGAATTTGACAAGAATACATAAAAGAAATACAATTTAGACATGCGAAAGAGGCGCTTTTAATGACAGTCGTTCAAGGGCATTTTGAATGGGATAGCGAAAAGGATGAAATAAACATTAAAAAGCACGGACTCTCTTTTGAACAAGCGAAAGATGTTTTTAATGACCGTTTTGCAGTAGAATCTGTCGACAAAGAAAATTCAAGCCTTGAAGAAACTCGATATAAAATTATTGGGAGAATAAAAACACAGATTATTTTGTTTATTATATATACTCCAAAGAATGGCCGTCAAAGAATTATAAGTGCCCGTCATGCTAACTCAAAAGAAAGGAGATTTTATTATGATGAACTTAGAAAAAATTATTGCTGAATGCGAAAAGAATTCTATACCCGATAATCAAATTGATTTTTCAGACATTCCCGAAATTACAGATTTTACAGGCTTTAAACCTAGATACCCGCAGTACTTTAAGCCTAAAAGAGAGCAAGTCTCAATTAGATTAAGCAAATATCTTGTTGACCACTTTAAGGCAATGGGTAAAGGCTGGCAAACCAAGTTAAATGATTTTTTGATGGAAGCGGTAAACAAAGGTCTGATATGAAGATTTGCCCCTTTAAAAACATCGTGCGTTTTTGTACGTTTGTCCGCTAAGGTTCATACCGGAATGTAAACAAA from Treponema parvum harbors:
- a CDS encoding BrnA antitoxin family protein, whose amino-acid sequence is MMNLEKIIAECEKNSIPDNQIDFSDIPEITDFTGFKPRYPQYFKPKREQVSIRLSKYLVDHFKAMGKGWQTKLNDFLMEAVNKGLI
- a CDS encoding BrnT family toxin translates to MTVVQGHFEWDSEKDEINIKKHGLSFEQAKDVFNDRFAVESVDKENSSLEETRYKIIGRIKTQIILFIIYTPKNGRQRIISARHANSKERRFYYDELRKNYC